The following are encoded together in the Capsulimonas corticalis genome:
- a CDS encoding glycoside hydrolase family 5 protein — protein sequence MKTTHLDNNPIAASGKTVILTLTIAAAMAAFGTAAPRAEATPPSLHVSGNRLVDDWGNAVFLKGANLSSLEFTDTPDRLRESAAALLGGNWNARIIRLPISQDRWEGFGVANKAAYRQYVYDIVRAASNANAYVILDLHWSDLGVWGANYDQHNMPDDNTTSAWQDISHDPQLSGNPAVFFGLYNEPHDVSWDIWLSGGLVTTETYQGGSVQYHTPGMQSLVNTVRAQAYAGGPRASDNVLVIAGLDYAYDLTAVANGTHTPQDPGGRGIIYDAHIYPFINNPNKPQYAVTSYWDKFVTVEASHAPIFIGEYGTNDFGESPDGKTFVEGVQNWAASHARSGGFCGTTAWTFNPQGNAGYLITDTYSFNPTQYMGYAVQYFINHGN from the coding sequence ATGAAGACGACTCACTTGGACAACAATCCGATCGCCGCCAGCGGCAAGACGGTGATTCTGACGCTCACGATCGCCGCCGCGATGGCGGCGTTCGGGACGGCGGCGCCGCGCGCCGAGGCGACGCCCCCATCCCTGCATGTCTCGGGCAATCGGCTCGTCGATGATTGGGGCAACGCCGTATTCCTGAAAGGCGCCAACCTTTCCAGTCTGGAGTTCACCGACACTCCAGACCGCCTCCGCGAGTCCGCCGCCGCACTGCTGGGAGGAAATTGGAATGCTCGGATCATCCGGCTTCCGATCAGCCAGGATCGCTGGGAGGGGTTTGGAGTCGCCAACAAGGCGGCTTACCGGCAATATGTCTATGACATCGTGCGGGCCGCCTCGAACGCCAACGCCTATGTCATTCTGGACTTGCACTGGTCCGACCTGGGCGTCTGGGGCGCGAATTACGACCAGCACAATATGCCCGATGACAACACGACATCGGCATGGCAGGATATATCCCACGACCCGCAGCTCTCAGGGAACCCGGCGGTATTCTTCGGCCTTTACAACGAGCCGCACGACGTCAGCTGGGACATCTGGCTGAGCGGCGGCTTAGTGACTACCGAGACATACCAAGGCGGAAGCGTCCAATACCATACGCCCGGCATGCAAAGCCTGGTCAACACGGTGCGCGCCCAGGCGTACGCCGGCGGTCCCCGCGCCTCGGACAATGTACTTGTCATCGCTGGCTTGGATTACGCCTACGATCTGACGGCGGTGGCGAACGGAACGCACACGCCGCAGGATCCCGGCGGCCGGGGCATTATCTACGACGCCCATATCTACCCGTTCATCAACAACCCGAACAAGCCGCAATACGCCGTCACAAGCTACTGGGACAAGTTCGTCACCGTCGAAGCCTCCCACGCCCCGATCTTCATCGGCGAGTACGGAACCAACGACTTCGGCGAGTCGCCGGACGGAAAGACATTCGTGGAGGGCGTGCAAAACTGGGCCGCCAGTCATGCGCGGAGCGGCGGCTTCTGCGGGACCACGGCGTGGACATTCAATCCGCAGGGGAACGCCGGGTATCTGATCACCGACACATACTCGTTCAATCCAACGCAGTACATGGGCTACGCCGTCCAATACTTCATCAACCACGGCAACTAA